The Streptomyces sp. NBC_01439 genome contains the following window.
CACGGCACCTTCGGCAACTCCTGGGACAACTGGCTCGGCCTCGCCCCGTACCTCGTGCACCGCGGGTACTGCGTCTACTCGCTCGACTACGGTCAGCTGCCCGGCGTGCCCCTCTTCAACGGGCTCGGCCCCATCGACAAGTCCGCCGGACAGCTCGACGTCTTCGTCGACCGGGTCCTCGCCGCCACCGGCTCCGCCAAGACCGACATCATCGGGCACTCGCAGGGCGGCATGATGCCGCGCTACTACCTGAAGTTCCTCGGCGGCGCGGAGAAGGTCAACGCGCTGGTCGGGCTCGCCCCCGACAACCACGGCACCACCCTGCTCGGATTCACCAAGCTCCTGCCCTACTTCCCCGGGGCCGAGGACCTGATCAGCACCGCGACCCCGGGCCTCGCCGACCAGATCGCCGGATCCGCCTTCCTGCAGAAGCTGAACGCGGGCGGGGACACCGTGCCCGGGGTGAAGTACACGGTGATCGCGACCAAGTACGACGAGGTGGTGACGCCGTACCGGAGCGGCTTCCTGGAGGGGACGAACGTACGCAACGTCGTGCTCCAGGACCTGTGCTTCCTGGACCTCTCGGAGCACGTCGCCATCGGCCTCACCGACCGGATCGCCTGGCACGAGGCGGTCAACGCCCTCGACCCGGCCAACGCCGAACGGACCACCTGCGCCTCCGTCTTCGACTGACGGGGCGCAGGCGGTCCGGCACGGACGGGGCCTAGCGGCCGTGGCGGCCCGTCGTCGTACGCGCGGTGCGGCGGCGGGCGGCTGCGAACAGCGCGGCCGCGCCGACGGCCAGGGCGGCGGCCCCGGCGATCGCGATCGTCGGGGTGGCGCTGTTGCCGCCCGTCTCCGCGAGGTTGTCCTTGGCCGGGGCCGGCGAGGGGGAGCCGGCCGCGATCGGGACGGCGGCGGAATCCTTCGTGCCGTTCGTCTTCGGGTCGTTGTTGCCGTGGCCGTTGTGCTCCACCGTGGACTTGCCGGCGCCGTCGGAGATCTGCTGGTCGGTCGGGGCCGAGGGCTTGTCCGCCGGCTTGTCGGACGGCTTGTCGCCGGGCTTGCCGCTCGGCTTGGCACCCGTACCCGTACCGGTGCCGGTGGTCGGAGCGGTACCGGAGCCGCCGCCGTTGCCGTTCCCGCCGTTCCCGCCGCCCGTGCCCCCGTTGTCCTTGCCGAAGACCACGTCCGAGCAGGTGTAGAAGGCCTCCGGGCTGTCGGAGCGCTGCCAGACGCTGTAGATGAGGTGGCGGCCCGACTTGTTCGGGACGGTCCCGGAGAAGACGTACTCACCGTTCTGCATGCCCGGGTCGGTGGCCTTCGCGAACGGTGCGGGCTCCAGGTCGGACCAGGCCAGGGGCTTGGAAGGGTCGTAGCCGTCCTTCGTCACGTACAGCTCGAAGGAGCCCTTGTGCGGGGCCGTGCCCTTGTAGCGGAAGGTGTGCGCGCCGGCGGTCATCGGGCTGGCCGGCCAGTCGCCACGGGCCAGGTCCAGTCCGCGGTACTTGTCGTTGCCGGCCGAGCAGAGCTTCCCGTTCGGGATCAGCGACCGGTGGTTGCCGGCGGCGTTGGCGATGTTCACCGCGTTCCAGTCGTAGAACGGCTGCGTCCCGGCGGCCGCGACCGCCGCCTTGCACGCCGCCGACTTCGCAGACTCCGGTCCCTCGGCGTAGCACGCGGCCACCCGGCTGACCGGGTCCGTCATCGAGCCGTGGGCGACCGCGGGAGCCGCCGCGTACGCGGCCAGCGCGAGCGGGGCCAGGGCGGCGGAGGTGATACGCGTCAGCGTGACGGCGGTGCGGCGGCGGCGTGCGGGCATGGGTGATCTCCTTCGGGCACAAGGCAGGGGCGTGCCGGCGGAATCGGGCTCCGCGGTGCGCCGCCCCCCGGCGGCGCGACAACGGGCCCTTCCTGTCCTGGCCCGGCCAAGCTAGCCGCCCCGACCACGCCTTTTGCCCCCTCGAGCCCGCCGCAGCGGATCCTTAGGGCCCCCTTAAGCCGGGGACAAGCGCCGCCTCAGGAAAGGAGGTCTCTCACCTGTGCGGGCGTCCAGTTGCCGGCGGCGCCGGGGCAGGACGCGAGGTAGCCGGCGATGTCCTGCTCCTCCCAAGGGCCGGACTCCAGGAGGCCGGAGGCCAGGTAGCGCAGGTAGGCGCCCGACGGGTTGAGCACCTCGACGTCCTGGAGGCTCCACGGCGCGGTGAAGGTCAGCAGGGGGATTCCCTCGATCGTGCCCGGGCAGATCAGGGTCTCGTACCGCCCCGGGCCCAGCTTGTCACGGCCGTCCCGTAGGGCCGCCGTCAGGTCCAGGTCCGCCCCCGGCTCCGCGTACATCTCCTGGGCGGCGATGTCGGACATCTGGCCCACCGTCACCAGGTGCGCCCGTCCGCGCGTGCGCCCGGGGGCCGTGGGGTCGTAGAACGCCCGGCCCCCCGTCCACACCGGAGACTCCGTGGCGAAGTACAGGCGGCCTTCCAGCTCGACCGCGATCGAGCGTTCGGGCGCCCTGTGGTCCCGGCAGCCCGGGTACGTGCGTGCCGCGCCCGGCGGGGTCCCGCCGGCGATGTACGTGGCGAGGCGGTCCATGTGCATGTTGGACCCGTAGGAGGCGTACCAGACCCTCTCGAGCACGGGGATCGCCCCGACGAGCGGGGTGGCGGTGTGGACGGACACGCTCAGCTCCTCGCAGCCGGGGGTAGGGGATCGGGGATCCGGAATCTCCCCTGTCATATGCCTATCGGGTCGCTGGGGCCCGTGCGTATGGTGTGGCCCCGGACCATCCCGGGCCCGGCGCCCTCCCG
Protein-coding sequences here:
- a CDS encoding esterase/lipase family protein, which gives rise to MLPWRRLLRPLAVLVLTAAALVAPTGAAQAAAAPSSGWNNWSCKPSAAHPRPVVLVHGTFGNSWDNWLGLAPYLVHRGYCVYSLDYGQLPGVPLFNGLGPIDKSAGQLDVFVDRVLAATGSAKTDIIGHSQGGMMPRYYLKFLGGAEKVNALVGLAPDNHGTTLLGFTKLLPYFPGAEDLISTATPGLADQIAGSAFLQKLNAGGDTVPGVKYTVIATKYDEVVTPYRSGFLEGTNVRNVVLQDLCFLDLSEHVAIGLTDRIAWHEAVNALDPANAERTTCASVFD
- a CDS encoding histone deacetylase, translating into MSVHTATPLVGAIPVLERVWYASYGSNMHMDRLATYIAGGTPPGAARTYPGCRDHRAPERSIAVELEGRLYFATESPVWTGGRAFYDPTAPGRTRGRAHLVTVGQMSDIAAQEMYAEPGADLDLTAALRDGRDKLGPGRYETLICPGTIEGIPLLTFTAPWSLQDVEVLNPSGAYLRYLASGLLESGPWEEQDIAGYLASCPGAAGNWTPAQVRDLLS
- a CDS encoding lytic polysaccharide monooxygenase auxiliary activity family 9 protein — its product is MPARRRRTAVTLTRITSAALAPLALAAYAAAPAVAHGSMTDPVSRVAACYAEGPESAKSAACKAAVAAAGTQPFYDWNAVNIANAAGNHRSLIPNGKLCSAGNDKYRGLDLARGDWPASPMTAGAHTFRYKGTAPHKGSFELYVTKDGYDPSKPLAWSDLEPAPFAKATDPGMQNGEYVFSGTVPNKSGRHLIYSVWQRSDSPEAFYTCSDVVFGKDNGGTGGGNGGNGNGGGSGTAPTTGTGTGTGAKPSGKPGDKPSDKPADKPSAPTDQQISDGAGKSTVEHNGHGNNDPKTNGTKDSAAVPIAAGSPSPAPAKDNLAETGGNSATPTIAIAGAAALAVGAAALFAAARRRTARTTTGRHGR